TTCTGAggctatacatttaaaaaaaaaagttatatttgtggTTATGATggtgtatgacagttgaactaggatcatgaggcatttaaaagttcattcattgattcttgaagaattgttgaaagtcaatgcATGTACCGATTACAGATTGCCACATTATAACTGACTTATTTTATTtcttctgtatttttgttttgcagTCAAAAAAAAAAGGTCTCAGTCTTGAGGAGAAGAGGACTCGCATGATGGAGATTTTCTTTGAGACAGTGagttaaaaggatagttcaccaAAATGACATATCGGTGTCTTTGCTAATCGGTTCCATAAcgtgaatgggatttgtgccacaaatccTTAAACRttagcatgtggaaacagtgccagggaaactaaaccaaagcatgaattgctagggaccccaaggggtgcacgtttttgtttttgccctagcgctTCACAGCTGATTTAAAATAATCAACCAATCATCAATCTTTGACAGTTTGAATTAGTTGTGTAGTGTTACGGCAAAATTGCTGGCctgcagggtaaggaaaccaatgtaacTTTGGTGAACTCTCCCTTTAATAATTTGACACTTAGGTGTATTTCATAACACAAATGCYGTTTCACTTCAAGCTGTGGAGGTCCAAGAGTATCCATGGAGAGKAGCAAGATTGTGGGAGTTTTGAGTCAGTTGGTGAAACCGAGGACTGGTTTCGTGTCGCAGTTAGAAAGCTGCCGCTGATGCCAGGGTTGGCTATGACACCTGAGCTAAAGTAAACAGACCATACATAGCACCTTGAGCGTGCCTCcatctctcagacacacacgcacaccggcTCTCCCTCTAGTGTGAAACACCCTCGGACATGTTGGGGCAGGGAACTTGGTTTCTAAGGTGGGGTTAACCAGTAGAAGAGGTTTTCAGGACRRTRCATGCTGTATWGCTGATTCAGAGTAAAGTTGCGGTTGAATAGCGGGAACTGGGTTACTGCGATTTCCCACCCAAACCAACtcccttttcccgggataaataactgctAGAAACCGGACGTCTGCAGTTTGACAAGKCACACTCTTACTGCTCGCTTAAAGGTTTAAAACCATAGAAATACTTAATCACATGTTTGATCATGAATTATAGGCCTATACTGGTTTTTGATATTCTTTAACGTTTTCCATGCCCTCTTTGATTTGAAGCAAAACCAATAAATGTCAgttttcactgtcttttcaagAAACAACAaactacaatctaagctagatgccctcaatctcacacaaattatcaaggaacctaccaggtacaaccccaaatacgTAAACATRGGCACCCTgaaagatatcatcctgaccaacttgccctctacatacacctctgctgttttcaaccaggatctcagcgatcactgcctcattgcctacgtccgttatgggtccgcggtcaaacgaccacccctcatcactgtcaaacgctccctgaaacacttcagcaagcaggcctttctaatcgacttggcccgggtatcctggaaggatattgacctcatcccgtcagtagaggatgcctgattgttctttaaaagtgccttcctcaccatcttaaataagcatgcccctttaaaaaaaataaaaaaataagaacaagatacagcccttggttcactccagacttgactgcccttgaccagcacaaaaacatcctgtggcacacTGTACTAGCTTCGAATAgttcccgcgatatgcaacttttcagggaagtcaggaataaatatacacagtcagttaggaaagcaaaggctagctttttcaaacagaaatgtgcatcctgcagcactaattccaaaacgttttggtACACTGTAAATTCCATggaaaataagagcacctcctcccagctgcccactgcactgaggctaggaaacactgtcaccaccgataaatccacgataatcgagaatttcaataagcatttctccacgctttccacctggctaccccaacccaggtcaacagctctgcaccccccgcagcaactggcccaagcccccccgcttctcaaatccagacagctgatgttctgaaagagctgcaaaatctggatccctacaaatcagctgggctagacaatctggaccttctcttcctaaaattatccactgccattgttgcaacccctattactagtctgttcaacctctctttcatatcgcctgatattcctaaagattggaaagcggccgcagTCATCCACCTCTTCAAATGGGGAGACATTCTAGACKCAAACtgttagacctatatccatcctgccctgcctttctaaagtcttcgaaaagccaagtgaacaaatagatcaccgaccatttcgaatccctccGCTATGCactccggtttccgagctggtcacgggtgcacctcagccacgctcaaggtcctaaacgatatcataaccaccatcgatttaaaaaaaaaaaaaaaaaaaaaaagttctcgggccgacttttctctgtatatatcaatgtcgctcttgctgcgggtgattctttgatccacctctacacagacgacaccattctgtatacatctggcccttctttggacactgtgttaacaaaccttcaaacgagcttcaatgccatacaacactccttccgtggcctccaactgctcttaaacgctagtaaaactaaatgcatgctctttaaccAATCGCTACCCGTGCCCACccacccgcctagcatcactactctggacggttctgacttagaatatgtggacaacaatacctaggtgtctggctatactgtaaactctccttccagactctattaagcatctccaatccaaagttaaatctagaatcggcttcctatttcgaaacaaagctccttcactcatgctgccaaacataccctcgctacatattcgttgccaaaccccactggctccaggtcatttataagtctttgctaggtaaacccgccttatctcagctcactggtctctCATAGGAAAACCCACCCAGTAGCACGtgcttcagcaggtatatttcactggtcatccccaaagccaacacctgctttgctgcctttccttccagttctctgctgccatgactggaacgaattgaaaatctctgaagttggagacttatatttcccttctaacttcaagcatcggctgtcagagcagctaaccgatcgcctGCAACCTGTAACACAGCCCATCCAccaattacctacctcatccccaatatatatatatattttttttttctgctcttttgcacaccagtatttctacttggaCATCCTCATCTGCAactatctatcactccagtgttcattgctaattactttgccactatggcctatttattgtcttacctccttatcttcatttgcacacactgtttacagattttctattgtgtctttgactgtacgtttgtttatccatgtgtaactctgtgttgttgtatgtgtcaatgctttgctttatcttggccaggtcgcagttgtaaatgagaacttgttctcaactggctaggcctggttaaataaaggtgaaataaataaaaaataataaaaaaacaaagaatGTTGACTCACTGAATGCATGCATTTGGCCTGTAGGGGTTATTTTCTCTTATGGCCCAGTTTCTAGAGTATTAGTTTAGGACAGCTTGGCACCCTGTCTAACTTGCTCatactttttaattttttaaaataaaatatattagtaTGGAGTTGTTTTTTTGTCTCTCTCACCAGAAAGAAGTGTTTCAGCTGAAGGACATAGAGAAAATCGCCCCCAAGACTAAAGGAATAAGTGAGTAATGATTATTTGAGACGAACCAGATGGATCGTTTTACAAGTGAAACCTGGGACTCGTGATTTATTTTCTATATGAAATAAAACTCAGCATTAAATTAAAAAATGTCCCTGCGATGCCAATGTGCATTTTCTATTCAGTGACGGCATATGGATCCCAAATCTTTAAGACCGGCGTACTAACATTTCCGGAGGTCTTTATTTCACCTCTTGAAGTTATCCATGTTTTTGGGGTGAGCATTTTGCAGATGCCTGAAGTAGTTCTGTGTCATTTTCTTCCCATGAATGTGCGGTCTGTGTCAACACTGAAAGTTGCCCTCACGCACCCGTAACAACATATTGATAAAATAGTCCCAACATCGTCTTGGAAACCGAGTCTAGCCCAAATCACTTTGATTCATCCCATATTTAGCCTGTAGTATGGAGTGGGACGACACTACTGCCAAAAGGCACTaacgtggggggggggtgtacagggagaacaacAATAGGGAAAAGCACATGTTTTAAGTGCTGGCACCATAGAGAAACAGAGCTGTGCTGTTTTGGTACGCACCCAAACGGGACtttattttccttttctttttttacagtggacgttacattaatttggggaaaCTTGATCAGGCTGCCCGCAAATGATTAGAATCACATGTTTTTAAAGGCCCTGCTCTGGCATCTGCTGTGTATAACAGTCACTtatcacacacagcagagagggaaggagggagagaatgagagggggagagggtgagatSAGGGGCCCTCTTTGAAAACGTTGAATATGTATCCATTCTTTTCCTTGATGTAGCCTGATCACTGATCACTGATTTCAAATAATTGGATAAGCAAAACCAAGGGTTCAACTACATCRCTTTCCACCAATCCAGCTATGTTATATCAGTGATTACTTGAGGGACAGGagggaattatatatttttaaaaagtctCAGGAGAGAAATGGTGAGTGAGCGATGGAAGAGAGAAAGGCGGASAGGCAAACGAGCGAGACAGAGGGACTAGAAACTAGCAAGTCCAGATGTGCCAGACTATCGAGAAATTTAAGCAtgtttgataaatgaggcccctSAAATCCTTGTTCCAGAGTTTGCTTAAACAGGGCCCATTAGTTTGATTCTCCCTGCTGCSCAACATCCTCCCAGTACTTWAAGGGGAAGTTCRGTGTTTTTCATATWCACRGTGTACKATACATAGCTaaagtttgtagtggctgtttagagaaaacaaaacaatggattacagtttctcctggccatagactactttcaggatgTGGCGCCATCTAACTTTAAGTTGTWAAATACTGAACTTTCTCTATAACACAGCTCGTTCCAAAACACACCAGATCAACTTTATTAGTGCTACggcagaggaacagaacagtgcATGATGTGGGACTATCACATTTCACCAGACGTCCTCGTTCCAGATGTTAGAACGTTCTATTATGCTTGGTGGTAAAGTTYCCCCTAGGTAGAGATCTAGGACCAGCTTGCCTTTCCCAATCTATCCTTAACCATTGTGGGAAAAATGCTAAACTGCTAAACTAGCTTTATTACTCTCAGCTGATTTGGGATCAgttaagagagggagggaatacaCAGAAGAGCCCTGGACTCTGCAAATTTAAATCAACGTTTTCCCTTATCGCTGTAATAAATGTAAAGCGATTACGTGGGCtatgggtgcgtcccaaatggcaccctgttccttatatagtgtactacttttaaccagggcccattagcgctttggtctaaagtagtgcactatatagggaataggatgccaaatGGGATGCAAATTGATTCTGCTCTCGGTACATCTGGACCACAGAGTTGGAAGATTGAAGCTATATGAGCCTGGATAGTATAATGGGCTTCACTCGGTAATATGATGATTTGAAACAAATCTAGTTGTTTTGCTATGGAGTGTgaatgtacagtggcttgcaaaagtattcaccccctttggcatttttcctattttgttgccatacaacctggaattaaaatagattctgCGGGggtttacacaacatgcctaccactttgaagatgctaaatattttttggggtgaaacaagaaataagacacaacagaacttgagcgtgcataactattcagcccccccccccaagtcaatactttgtagagtcatcttttgcagcaattacagctgcaagtctcttggggtatgtctctataagcttggcacatctagccacagggatttctgcccattcttaatggcaaaactgctccagctccttcaagttggatgggttccgctggtgtacagcagtctaagtcataccacagattctcaattgaattgaggtctgggctttgactaggccattccaagacatttaaatgtttcctcttaaaccactcaagtgttgctttagcagtattcttagggtcattgtcctgctggaaggtgaacctctgtcccagtctcaagtTTCTGGAAGACTGTAACCACGCGCTTTCCCCTAagaattccctgtatttagcccattctttcaattctgaccagtttccagtTCCTGCCGGTGGAAAAACATGGATGTTGTTCTCGGGTGAGGAGAGGTTTTTGGGTTTGcgcagacatagcgttttccttgatgggcaaaatgctcaattttagtctcatctgaccagagtaccttctcccatatgtttggggagtctccccacatcttttggcaaacaccaacgtgtttgcttattttttttatttagcaatggctttttctggccactgttccataaagcccagctctgtggagtgtggtCTATgggcagatactccaatctccgctgtgggaGCTTATACAGCTTCGGGGTTTTTCTGGTCtgtttgttgcctctgattatgccctccttgcctggtccatgagtttgggtgggcggcccttggcaggtttgttgtggtgccatattctttccattttttaaataatggatttaatggtgctttgTGGGAtgtcaaagtttctgatatttttttataccccaccctgatctgtacttctccattgtccctgacctgtttggagagctccttggtcttcatggtgccgcttgcttggtggtgccccttgcgtagtggtgcccttgcttagtggtgttgcagacactTTGGcccttcagaacaggtgtatacagtttaagtcggaagttcacatacaccttagccaaatacatttaaactgtttttcacaattcctgacatttaatcctagtaaagattcctgtcttaggtcagttaggatcaccactttatttaaaaatgtgaaCTGTCAtaatagtagtgatttatttcagcttttatttctttcatcacgtgggtcagaagtttacacatacatacacattatatttgctagcgttgcctttaaattgtttaacttgggtcaaacgtttcaggtagccttccacaagcttcccacaatagttgggtgaattttggcccattcctcctgacagagctggtgtaactgagtcaggtttgtaggccttgctcgcacatgcttttcagttctgccatacattttctataggattgagtcgggctttgtgatggccatccaataccttgatcttgtttgtccttaagccattttgccacaactttggaagtatgcttggggtcattgtccatttggaagacccatttgcgaccaagctttaacttcctgactgatgtcttgaatgttgcttcaatatatccacatatttttccttctcataatgccatatattttgtgaagtgcccagtCTCCTGCAGCAACacccccacaaatgatgctgccaccctgtgcttacggttgggatgtgttcttcagcttgcaagcttcccctttttcctccaaacacaacaatggtcttatggcaaacagttctatttttttatttcataagaccagaggacatttctccaaaaagtacgatctttgtccctgtgcagatgcaaaccgtagtctggcttttttttagggcggttaggagcagtggcttcttccttgctgagcggcctttcaggttatgtcaacttaggactcgttttactgtggatatgatactttttgtactgtttctccagcacaagtcctttgctgttgttctgggattgattttcacttttcgcaccaaagtacgttcatctctagagacagaacgcgtcttcttcctgagcttatgacgctgcgtggtcccatggtgtttataacttgcgtactattgttcgatcagatgaacgtgataccttcaggcgtttggaaattgctcccaagatgaaccagacttgtggaggtctacaatttttttttttctgatgtcttggctgatttctttaaattttcccatgatgtcaagcaaagaggcactgagtttgaaggtaggcctcgaaatacatccacaggtacacctcataTTGCAACAACTATTCAATAGCCTCTAATTAGCTCtaattctaaagccatgacatcattttctggaattttccacgctgtttaaaggcacagtcaacttagtgtatgtaaacttctgacccactggaattgtgatacagtgaaataatctgtctgtaaacaattgttggaaaaattacaaaGTAGTTGAATGCACGacttggttgaaaaacaagttttaatgactccaacctaagtgtatgtaaaMttccgacttcaactgtgtatactgagatcatgtgacagatcatgtgacacttagattgtacacaggtggactttatttgtctaattatgtgacttctgatggtaattggttgcaccagatcttatttaRgggcttcatagcaaaggggatgagTACATATGCGAGCACCactttagaattttttgaaacaagttMtttttttcacttcaccaatttggactattttgtgtacgtccattacatgaattccaaataaaaatctatttaaattacaggttgtaatgcaacaaaatagcaaaaacaccaaggggatgaatacttttgcaaggcactatcaTTAGGATGAGTCCAAGATGGTGCACTTGACACTAGCAATGACAATGAGGTTACAAGAACCACAGGTTTTGCCTTCCACTAATGACCAGGTTGAGAGAGGGGTACTGAGGTACAGTAACACGTCCCCACTAAGTACacttacctgccaccccaatctcAATTCAGACATAAAGTGCACTTCCTAGGGAACTAGGGCACTAACACACTCCTGGGCTCTACATCAATTCACCTTTCTGTGATTCCTCACATCCTTTTCAATCATATTGGAGGAGATGGTCCAAGGTCCCTCCACTCTGACCTTTTTAtctaatgggttttgagaaggtgaGGAAAGCGGATGCGACGAACCCAGGAAAGATTAACTGAGAATGAGCCTCCTGTCTGCAGCACCCATGTCAGTGAAGGAGGTTCTCCAGAGTCTGGTGGATGACAACATGGTGGACTGTGAGAGAGTGGGCACCTCAAACTACTACTGGGCCTTCCCCAGYAAGGCCCTGCACGCCCGCAAGCGCAGGTTGGAGGAGCTGGAAAAGCAGGTGATTTTAACGGGTGTATTGTGGCCTATGGTGGTCTAAGCATACCATACCGCTGCAGCATGGGTTAGAATCTGACCCACTGCTACAGAAATTCTGTCTTCTATTTTTCCTATCCAATAAACACAAAATATGTGTGGGACATCCCCCTCAATTGTGTGAGCTTCTCTGACACTGCAGGGGGGGGGAGTATTTTGGTTTTCAATAGGGCAAAGTACACTGTCACCCCCCCATCTGACCTTTAAGCTAATGCTGAGGGTCTACTggcctctctcccctccagttTTAACAGCTTGCTAGACTCTTTATCTAGTTCACGCCGGCGATTCACGTGGTTCTTATTACAGAACATCGCAGGCCTATAGACCTCATGTACctagtttgtgtcccaaatggccccctattctctATAGTGCACTTCCATACTTAACTAAATTACCTTAtgtgccctggtaaaaagtattgcactacatagagaatagggggccatttgggatgctgccctTATCTGCATAGTCTCAAGCCCACAGACAGACCGGTGCATTTCCTGTCCCAAATGcgttatttgttcttaactgtacTCTGATTTCTGTAGCTAGCACACCAAGCAGGCACACTTGTTTGCAGTAAAGCATATGCTTTCACTGTAAGTGGGAGGTAAAGGAATTACTACAACACTMAAACGTGATTAGACATACGAAACAGAGTGTAATGTTTGCACACAACTCGAACTGTCCWTGTTGTGTGATCAGTATTTMATTTTGTTAATCAAATGGCACTTTACATATCTTCAAAATAATGACTGAAGACAAAATTAAAATGTACCTagactggcttcgaggtccagagttgagtttgaggggagCGGTTAAGACCGCTGTCTTCATAGCACTCACACAGCCTACCATGTCGCCGTGTGTTCGAAATCCAGCCCACACCCTTCTGGCACAATCTTCTCTCCCAtcttccctgtctttctctcactatctatccccccaaaaaataacataCGTAAGGAGTACATTGTTAACTCAGTGTCTCATTTGATCATGATCACGAGGAAGCTCTAGGTTCAGAACCAAAGTAGCCTACGTCTAAGACCTAATAATCTCATCGCAGAGTTGTGGGTAGTGACTCGTTATCAGTAGCAGCGCTGAAGGGGGTGGCTGTGTGGCTTGTCGCAGGTGGCGGTGTCACTTAAACAGTTGGTGGTCCTCTCGTTAGCATTTCATCCTCGTGATGACCAAGKTCCCCACGCCACAGACCAGACAGTATGAAGGCGTGTACtgggcggtgaataaatggcttcTAGTCGCCAGTGGTGCAACTAATGCGGCGGCTGTTACGGAGTCtatgttacggagtctagttgataggtaatcgactagttGGACTGTTCCCCAGACTCCAGGCGTAGGCATTTGTACAATgcttaacaaggctattgaacttaacattggtgtctgtctttattccttaaTCCGACATATCATACAGAAACAGCGGCCGCCGAGTTRGAAATTAAACACATTGgcgtgaatatgtggtctgttaTCGGTGACATATTTATATGGGAACCCTCCCGTCTCTCATTCTATAAACAGTGTACAAGGAAGGGGACTGTTTCTTTGTTTTATAGTCAATAAACTTttattaaaattgtatttgagtTATTGGTTTGTCACTGTCTGAACTTTTGAAAACAAACCGTTTAATGCGAGTTATGATGTATAGAGAGATGTAGattaaatgacaccctattccctgtgtagtgcactatttttgaccaggacccatagggggACAGAGCCAATGTGCAAGAATACTAACCAGTGCAGAATAATTTTGGCTCATAGTTCTTTGCCATGACTTTTGATTGAGTGAGAAATATTATAGCTGCCTGACTCTTGCTTCTGTTACCATGGGGATGACTGAGTTGAggagtatccagattttcatacctgTTTCWACGGTATTACCGGAAGTGCACACACAGGGCACTATTTATTTTGACCGCAAAACAATTCTCGGCAACAGGTAttttgatccaggaggggattgaatgtcacTGCTgaaaccaagaagcttgatcttgacatctagcctcTTAGTTAACAAACCAAATGCACTGAGTAACTGAGCTCGAGCACTGAGCTcgatatcatttatttgacataTCTTAGCTTCCTTATACTTAACTGATAGTTATAAGTAGTACGYAACCCTGCAgttattgaaaatcataccgttGGWATTTCGAAATACTTTGATATACATTATAAACGGTATATCGCCTAATGGCAGCTGTTTCATGCAGACACGATTTAAGAATTTGATAATGTATGTGTATGATATTTAGttcatatgtatgtgtgtgtgatgcataGTTACATGTGTGAAATTGAAGTTCAagcccacaaaacacaacattaaTGTGAAAATTTAAATGTGATGTTAAATYGTGTTaattctaaatgtattttctcGCCATAGCATACCGAGGAGAAACAAAGGAAGATGTCTCTGCTGCAGGCTGTCGACAAATCAAAARTAGGACGTGAAGAAACCGTAAGTACATTTACGCACACATGCCAGCCTTAAAGGGAAAGCAGGCCATTTTATTATCCTTCATTTTATCAATGATGAGTGATTTTGTTTATCTGCAATAATTTTGAGAAATAGTTTTTGTATTGTAAGATAAAAGGACTAGAATCCACACCTCTAAGGGGGGTTGGTGTGTATTTtgttgcatatacagtgcatttggaaagtattcagaccccttgacttttcccacatttacgTTGCAGSYTTATTCTAAAATTGATTAWATTGTTgttccccctcataaatctacactcaataccaataatgacaaagcaaaaacaggtttttagaaatatttgctaatttattaagaATAAAAAATGGATTGggagtattttcaggtctctccagagatgttcaagtccgtgctctgggtTGGGTCACTCGAAGGACATTCTgagcttgtcccgaagccaactacctgcgttgtcttggttgtgtgcttagggtcgttgtccgttggaaggtgaaccttcagcccagtctgaggtccgagTGACTGGAGCAGGTCTTCTCATCAAGAACTCTCTgtacttgctccgttcatctttccctcgatcctgactagttctcccagttcctgccgctaaaaaacatcccacagGCATGATGCTGACAATCACCAGGTTTCACAGTAGGGACTGTTTTtccggtttcctccagacgtgacgcttggcaattcagaacaaagagttcattctt
This window of the Salvelinus sp. IW2-2015 unplaced genomic scaffold, ASM291031v2 Un_scaffold563, whole genome shotgun sequence genome carries:
- the LOC112068552 gene encoding meiotic nuclear division protein 1 homolog; the encoded protein is MMEIFFETKEVFQLKDIEKIAPKTKGITPMSVKEVLQSLVDDNMVDCERVGTSNYYWAFPSKALHARKRRLEELEKQHTEEKQRKMSLLQAVDKSKXGREETEERATLLKELQALREKXSHLKAKLEKYRECDPEVIEEMRKSNVTAKEAVSRWTDNVFAIKSWAKRKFGFDDGRIDKAFGIPEDFDYMD